From the Lactuca sativa cultivar Salinas chromosome 9, Lsat_Salinas_v11, whole genome shotgun sequence genome, the window tgatttgaataaatgttgttactcttccgaaatggcgagaaatattatttcctttcatggcttgtacaaataagggtttacattttcatttgataataataatggttctattaattttaataacaatgatgtattttactttaaagaattaccttgtgatggtgtatatgaagttgtgaatgttgtagataatctaggaaataatgttttgtatattgattcttcaaatagcttggataaagcgtcattgtggcattgtcatcttggacatatcaacaagaagtgcataagccaactccaaaaggctggagttttggaatcatttgacctaaagtcgtatgatagttgtgagtcttatttgcttggaaaaatgacaaagtcacccttcactggtacttgtgagaggggtgaaggtttgatggacctcatacacatagatgtgtgtggaccctttaaaaccgccacaaaggatgctaatcactattatgtgacttttactgatgattacagcagatatggatatatctacttaatcaagcataagtcagaaacctttgaaaagttcaaagagtttaagcaggaagttgagaatcaattgggcaggaacatcaagatgctctgatccgatcggggaggagagtatcttagcattgagttccttgactatcttaaagaatgtgggattgtctcacaattgacacctcctaggacaacacagctgaatggtgtggctgagaggcgcaatcgaaccctaTTAGACATGGCTTGTTCCATGATCAGTctagcttcgttaccaatctcattctgggggtatgccttagagactgccgcccatatccttaatctagtccctaccaaaaagtttgccaaaacacctcacgagatgtggaccgggaaagttcccaatctagaccacatgaagatttggggttgtgaggctttcatgaGTCGTGAGTctcaagcttgaacctcgaagtgagaggtgtattttcatcggctacccacaaagatcctttggttatctcttctacagacccaatgataatgtggtctttatagcaagaagaggagtctttcgtgaaagagaatttataagccacggggaaagtgggaggcaaattgaccttgaagagcttcaagagtccagtggtgaaggaacctcaaatactatcgaccaacctgaggaggaaactcctgttgagccgatagatgagtctgtacctcctaggcgttccactagagttaagAACACGcctgatttttattatgattatcacatcactactgaaggtgatacatttattagtgatagtacactgatataTTTGGATTAaactaataattataaggaagccatggaaggccccgagtctgctaaatgtaaggaggctatggacagtgagattcagtccatgtatgacaatcaagtttgaaacttggttgacaatgtaccaggtcgtaagacagttgggtgcaaatggatcttcaagaataagactgaaatggatgggaaggtacacacttacaaggcacgactggttgcgaagggctttactcaaactcaaggagttgactatgatgagaccttctcaccagtagcgaagatcaaGTCGATTAGGGTTTTGttggccattgttgcatttcatgattatgaaatatggaaaatggatgtcaaacccactttccttaatggaaagttggctaaggatgtttacatggctcagccagagggttttgtcgatgcaaaataccctaataaagtgtataagcttgagaaatccatttatggattgaagcaagcatctcgcaggtggaatctttgctttgatgagaaagtcaaagagtttggcttttcgaggagcgaggatgagtcatgtgtatatgttagggctagtgggagtatagttagctttttggtgttgtacgtggatgacatactactcataggaaatgacatcccaaccttgcaggaggttaattaagttctggcttgggaagtgttacgctatgaaggaccttggagaagttgcctatatcctagtgataaggatattgagagataggagtaagagactaattgcacttagtcaaagtacctacttggataaggtgctgaagaggttcacatggaagattccaagaaaggtgaattacctatccaaagtaatgccaagctgagtaagactcagagtccgagtacagagccTGAGACAGCTGAGAtgagtcatataccatatgcttccgttgtaggctccatcatgtatgctatgacttgtactcgccctaatgtggcctttgctttgagcatggtcagtagatatcaagggaaccctggcaaagctcgttggactacggtaaagaacattatcaagtatctgcggaggactaaggactgggtcctaaCCCTCGggggcagtgatgacttgagagtggaaggatataacAATGTCAACTTTcagactaatagggataatttccgctctcagtcaggctgggtctttatcctaaatggaggggcaattacttggaaaagttccaagcaggagacagtaattgattcaacttgcaaatcagagtatatagcagcaagcgaggcagcaaaggaggcaatatggctgaagaacttcattggagaccttggacttgtaccagctataaaagagccaatggaaattttttgtgacagcgaaagtgcggttgccttagctaaggaaccaagggatcacggaagatccaggcatattgatagaaaataccatttcatcagacatcgaatagaagaaggactcctcgtggcaaggagggtatcatcagatgagaaccttgcagatcccctcacgaagggactgggtagggttaagcatttacagcatgcaaggcgcatcgggctgaaggatgatattagttttaataattagatagttttctaaaacttgtaaaatgtaattaacatttgatgattaaataaaagtttttatttatttatgagtaaagtgttactatcctatgttaatcgtttactattgtttcaattttgcatgttttgacttccagaataattatgttattattcaaactctcTACAATCAGTCATACTTGGGAAGTAGGTATTGATTTaatactgtcatgaatttggcttgtacgaTTTGTTTAaagtgcattagacatagcaatggttgctgcaacattcatgagtactcataaggcctgagtattggattcaacacacgctcacttgcatcacttcattgaatttatctcgagtgatcgtgagacggtaatatcatataaatcttcaaacctagagatatgagttgttgactatgagttggttatccattgattgtacgaaaatgcattggtaactcgatgttataaaacgtgcttttgtgcataattcaacaagtagtcagtacaagcatgtgagtcgaagtttatctgttctttCTAgcaataaaagcgatatctgggcccctcgatgatttggttttgacttatgtaccgaGACCGATCAGAACCTAATTTATGTGTTCAATTTATTTCTATGtcaaaacaaatcagagatcaagaaacaaatgttggacaataagtaagaccatgttccatgtgtttgtccggctgatatcttgagagcagaggattatatgatcacttatcttaaatggcgtatcatcatcatctcgattccgagagactttgaaagagctacgattgctagtcggattctgaagtcatgtCTGCAaacatagttattagacttatctaaatgggagactgttggatatagtgtctaagtccataactatatttggtatgtacttgaaccgacctgacatggtctatttgggttgcatgacattgtAACACATAGGtacactataatgagagaaaaaaGGACACttagagattattaatatattataagttctaatatattaataatattatttaattagtgttgatcaagaattaatttggaattaatttaatgatcaaaaagagactaattaaatgtataaggttgattgtgtaaatcatccattcttatataATGGACTattgatccatggtttatggaattgggctaaaacccatgtggtgctccatggataatccatgggcataataaacccatggatcataggaaatgaaaagtcatgtcaattagagtttacatggtgtaaccctacttgtgacacaactataaaaggaccccatggtGGCTCATTTTCGGCACTAAGATATAAgcaagagggctagccgaatttTGTGCAAGTGTgtgtttctctcaagttattctaagtgttgtggtgttatgtgaagcatttgaggcatcacatttagggtgctaggctcaaaaAGTCATCAAGGAATTCAAGCAACAGGAAAGGTATGTTCTTCCactagttttatattacatgttccccatgtcatgctagataggaagtaaaccttggaaaaatcaaatttgcatgtatattagagaaaacatagatccaaggtttctagggttgcatgtacaccataggagtgttagaatgctcaaaacccatcaccacatttatccatactttcctcaaggctTGCCTTCACTTTACTAAGGCCCTTTTCACTACTGCTGCTCtcgcactaatctcatcctaggcttgccctagggtaatctccggCCCACACTTtgccatcagttgcataagaagtTCCAACCATCTCTCCCTAACTAGAtcgtgaataccattacatattactaagatcAGATAATTCTTCAAACGAGAGATCTCTTCCTACAACGATTGGACTCAGACAAAAGCTGCAAAATATgactaaacctaaccttctgaaattatttagtccttgtaatatgtaacttggcatattcgtttactagttagctaaagataactagaactcctaaaagcacaaagcaagcagcattcgagaccttggagttgtgtcgTCCATAAAGGAACCAATGGAGATTTTTTGCAATAATGAAGGATCAGTTGTCAATTTTAGTCTCGACCAAACTTTCCAACTTCATTTCAAGATTTCAGCTTTTACATTCAAACCTTTTGAGTTCTAGATCTTCCTCAAAATATTGCACTATAAATGCTAGAAGCATCAACCTTTTATTTACTCatcttctctttctctctttctccaaTAGTTTGTTAAGTCTCATCAGTTTTTTGCGTACATTAGTTTTTTGCGCACCACCTGGTACGTAGTACCCTCGCCATTTATTTACCTTTACCtatcaaaaaattatttttttgttatgGTTCATGTCTTAAGCATTCAAAATCTATATATCTATAAAATAAGCTTTTCAAAATAGATATTAGTATAAGCAAACTCTAAAACTTTTCATGTCTACACCGAATGTTTTCCTTTTCGTGATCAAAGATATGATTATAAAAGCAAACATGCTTTTATCATTAGCATCATTCATGTAATTGGATGAAATGATCTTTAACTTGTTTATCTTTACATTAAAGTATCCATATTAGTTTGTTTTACACTAAATGttttaattttcataaataaaGATATAATTATAAAGTTTTAAAAGAAAAGCTATTATATTGTCTTGGCTGCTAAAAAAATATGACTTTCGTTGGCCTAAAAATGAGCTTTTTGGGCTAAAATGCAAAATTTTGAAAGCATAGAAACAGATAATTGGCATCCCTAAATTTTTTCCCAATTTAGTAATGGACTTTCTAAGTATTTCTTAACATGGTATTGTACTAAATATATTGCCAATACCTATCTATCTACTTTAAaagtaaaattttataaaacaaacaaATGAAGATTATCAAAGTCATATTTCATATCTTTCGCCATTATAACTTTCATAATCTTTTATGTTTCCATACTTTGTCGTATTCCAATACTTCCAGTCTCATTTATTAAAGTGCAATATCATCCAACATTGACAAACATACTTCAACATAGTTTAGTAttgaatttattaaaatttctagTTTTATTAATCCACTTTCGCTGTCTATCTTATAATCTCGTGGTTTCCATGAGTCTCTTACCTAGTATTATTTTATATATCTCCATTAATTAGGAAGACATAGATAAGTTGGTAATTTAACTTTTAACTTAAATGAAAGGAGAAGAAACATGtgtaaaaactatttttttttattaaaatagagagattaatttaatTACTAGCAATGTCTTCATAAGCAATATTCAAAAGTTTTATtgacatatgaataacatatagGGCTTAGTAACTACAAGAAATACCACTGGATCTTCAAAATACTCTAACTATGACTACTAggcttttatttttttaagttacATCTTATAAAGATGTTATATTCTATAAAATGTATatctatattaataaatcaaaatcatttacCACAtgtcatatttttatgtatttggatacatataattctgtggataattcttaaaaaataatttttacttgtcattttgtggtaattttttattttcttaattaactattttaatttttaGGTTATAGAAAATATCAATATGTTATTAATTTGTTTTcttatattttcaaattttaatatgtttccttaattcttaatatatttaattcaaaattagcaTGTTTTTTTCAAAATTCATTATCATTTTAGGCAAAATAGTTTACATAGaaaaaataatcaaactttattgtttttattgacaaattaaaaaaaaaaaagattatatggccaaaatataattatttttctatagttttttattaatataaattgaattatttatttattcatcattttgtttatatagattttgatttttttttaaaaaatacttaatatttatgcattgatatttaatgttttctgtaaaaaaaatacttaatgtttatatcttcatatataaatttttttaatcaaaCAGTATAGTATATATCTAGTTAAATGAATAAATAACAGGTTGAATTGAGTTTTATTACGATTCACAGAGTAAAAAGGTTTTCATGGCATATGAGATATCAAGGCTAGAATGTTAAGTTTAGCCATTGCCGATGTTATAGAGGAGGTTTGTTATATTTGAGCCGaaagaagataaaaaaaaaaggatATGTTTAGTAATTTTACCGTATACAAAAAAAGTTGAAACAAAAAGCCAAAAGGATTTTAATTTCCTTAAATTCCAAATAGATGCAATTCCATTTCCTTGGGTGTAAGAAAGTTAGGATGTTTTGTTAGAGCTATCAATCAAACAATCTTTTGGATAAAGGTATTTAGCCATAAACAACCTCTTCATCTCATCCCACCCAATGGGATGTTTTTCATCGACTTTCTTGCTTAGCTCTTGGATACCTTGCCACCATTTGAAAGCCTCTCCATCACGTGGCAATGTGCATCTGACTACAACTTCTACTTCTTCATCCTCTGCAACATCACAATACTCGAAACCACTTTCTACATCTTCTATCCAATAGCAAAATTCATCTTCAtcaaaatcttcattaaaagttggTAGAAATGACTCTGGTTTGAGAGTTCTTGGTTCATCATGCTCTCGAATCTCAAACGGACAATGTACCTTGTATAGATATTTTGGCAACTCCTCTTCCATATATTCTACACAAGCGCCAATACTTTCATGCATCTTTGACATAGACCAAACATCCCTCATAAATTTATTTAAATCCTTCACCAAACTTAAAGTGCTACTGAAAAATATTAACTTTAGAATGCAAAGATTAAATAACTTATC encodes:
- the LOC111901631 gene encoding uncharacterized protein LOC111901631; translation: MENDKLFNLCILKLIFFSSTLSLVKDLNKFMRDVWSMSKMHESIGACVEYMEEELPKYLYKVHCPFEIREHDEPRTLKPESFLPTFNEDFDEDEFCYWIEDVESGFEYCDVAEDEEVEVVVRCTLPRDGEAFKWWQGIQELSKKVDEKHPIGWDEMKRLFMAKYLYPKDCLIDSSNKTS